A segment of the Vibrio aquimaris genome:
ATCACTTTAACAGTTTATACAGCAGGGTTTGCCATAGGTCAGCTTATCCAGGGCCCATTAGCTGACAGTTATGGCCGAAGACCAGTTCTGATAATAGGAGTAGCATTATTCGCGGTTGCTTCTGTCATGAGTGCTTTAGCTGAGGGGATCGACGCCCTGATATTGATACGAGGGATTCAGGGCTTTGCTGGTGCTGCCGCCGCGGTGATTATTCAGGCTATAGTCCGTGATATGTTTGATCGAGAAGACTTTTCTCGTGCAATGTCTTTTATCACTCTAGTGATTACCGTAGCACCACTCATTGCACCTTTGTTGGGAGGGTATATCGCTATATGGTTTGGTTGGCGTGGCATTTTTTGGGTATTAGCTGTGTTTTCTTTAATCGTTATAGCGCTTGTGCAGTGGAAAATTCCTGAAACTCTGAGAGAGGAAAATAGGCAGCCTCTTCACTTAGTATCAATATTGAAACATTATGCCGGTTTATGCCGTAGCCCAGTTGTGGTTGGATTAATATTTTCAGGTGCTTTTTCCTTTGCTGGTATGTTCTCGTTTCTTACCGCAGGCTCTTTTGTTTACATCAATATATATCATGTAGAACCTAATGAGTTTGGTTATTTATTTGCTTTAAACATTATTGCCATGATTATTATGACTATGATTAATGGCCGTTTTGTAAAAAAAATCGGTTCGCATGCGATGTTAAAGCTGGCACTATCGATCCAACTTTTCGCAGGAGTTGGTTTATTTATTGGTTGGATTCTTGACCTAGGCCTATGGGGCACTGTACCTTTCGTGGTCCTTTTTGTTGGAACAACAGCTACCATCGGAAGTAATACAATGGCTTTATTACTAAGTGGCTATCCGACAATGGCTGGCACAGTTTCATCACTCGCCGGTACCCTTCGTTTTGGTACTGGGTCTGTGATGGGAGGCACTATTGCATTTATGCCTGATGGTGTTGTTTGGCCAATGATTAGTGTTATGACGACGTGTTCGATATTGTCCACGACGTGTTACTGGATATTTGGAAGAAAGGCATAATGTCTCTGTATACAACTGAAATTCAAAACTTAGTTAACTGCGCATTGCAGGAGCTCGCAAGCGAACATAAAACGGGCAAAGTAGTGGATGCCCCTGTCTCTAATAATCACTATTTGGTGAGATGGGTAACGCGGGCGATAAAATCACAGCGGTTTAATCGCTGTGTTCAGGGAGATTTGACTCGATGGCAGAAAGAGGGAAGATCTAAAGGTAATAACGCAGCTCTTATGAATACGTTCCAACGTATTGCGAAATTTTATGCGGATTTCCTTCCTCTCAATTCTGCACATCGCCAGATAAAAGATCATGAGATTAATGACTTCTTGGATTCCATGGAGGAACAGGGCTGGGAGGTGTCAACGTCAGAGCCGCTCATCAATTGTGGAAAGGTTCAGATCTTTACGGAAGGACCAGACTCTTTTGCACTTTGTTCAAAACAGTGTGACGACTGCTTTGATGGTGAGGACTTAGTAAAGCCAATGAGTTGGTTTGTTCGCGGAAATCATGCCTTATTTATAGAAAAGGCAGCAAATGCCGGATTTATGCTGCACAAAATCACGGATTATAAGTCCAACGTCAAATATCATGGCGAGTACTTGGTTTACCCGGCGAACCAAGGCGAACAATTGGCTGAAATACCTATTGGGTATCCTCTCTAAACTCATATTAGTGAAGTGACTCTTTACAATACTTATCGGAAGTATATGAGCTTAATAATGGTGCCTAAGCTGTCTGTTATTTAGCCATATTCCATGAATATTAGAATAGAGTCACGACATGAGATTATTAACCCTGTTTGCATTACTATGCCCGTTTTATGTATTGGCGAGTGATTTTAAGAGCATTTCTAGCTTTGGTGATAGCTTATCAGACTGCGGCAATAAATTTGCTGTTTCCCAAGAGTTTAATTTAGCGACAAAAGGTGCTGTTCTTGCCTCAACGTCCGCCCCAAATTGGCAAGGCAGGGCAAGTAATGGTCGAGTATGGACCGAGTATCTCGCCCAAATGCTAAAACTTCCACCCGTATCCCCGGCAAGGGTGGAGATCAATACTGACATCCATGTAGAGAAACGAGATGAAAAAAGCTCATACTTTATTCATATGGAGCCATTGCTAGGCAATAATTGGTCAGTTGGTGGTGCTATGGCTTTAGCAGGAAACTTCAATAATCTTAGTAAAGGCCAAGATGTGCTCTCGTTTAGTGGTGGGAAAGTGCTGCCTAATTCAAGCTTACAGATATCAAACCGTATCGCTGCGAAGGGT
Coding sequences within it:
- a CDS encoding DUF2913 family protein, with product MSLYTTEIQNLVNCALQELASEHKTGKVVDAPVSNNHYLVRWVTRAIKSQRFNRCVQGDLTRWQKEGRSKGNNAALMNTFQRIAKFYADFLPLNSAHRQIKDHEINDFLDSMEEQGWEVSTSEPLINCGKVQIFTEGPDSFALCSKQCDDCFDGEDLVKPMSWFVRGNHALFIEKAANAGFMLHKITDYKSNVKYHGEYLVYPANQGEQLAEIPIGYPL
- a CDS encoding Bcr/CflA family multidrug efflux MFS transporter, with the protein product MPNHALSSSSSHTTTYLLFFVLGAVGALTPLAIDMYLPAMPNLARDLGVAEGSVQITLTVYTAGFAIGQLIQGPLADSYGRRPVLIIGVALFAVASVMSALAEGIDALILIRGIQGFAGAAAAVIIQAIVRDMFDREDFSRAMSFITLVITVAPLIAPLLGGYIAIWFGWRGIFWVLAVFSLIVIALVQWKIPETLREENRQPLHLVSILKHYAGLCRSPVVVGLIFSGAFSFAGMFSFLTAGSFVYINIYHVEPNEFGYLFALNIIAMIIMTMINGRFVKKIGSHAMLKLALSIQLFAGVGLFIGWILDLGLWGTVPFVVLFVGTTATIGSNTMALLLSGYPTMAGTVSSLAGTLRFGTGSVMGGTIAFMPDGVVWPMISVMTTCSILSTTCYWIFGRKA